In the genome of Pseudorca crassidens isolate mPseCra1 chromosome 12, mPseCra1.hap1, whole genome shotgun sequence, one region contains:
- the TMEM200C gene encoding transmembrane protein 200C — MIATGGLLRISARKQDPLRPPSQVPKRRRKAKKRRKNDVVVVKGKLKLCSVSGLIALCGILVLLVGIALAVVGYWPKANGTNREGGKQLPPAGSGHRVPTMTNSSSSGSRNRSRKHPGPPEDVTASSVGTSRSTPPARSSAPSSSSPTSVGFFFRIFSSYLHSDKLKVFGPLIMGIGIFLFICANAVLHENRDKKTKIINLRDLYSTVIDVHSLRAKDLAAAAAAAATASSSSSAPASAPPGAAPLNGFLSYVQSRGLELKPGGCGGAGDAFEATAMLGRGAWPHPAAVGGGGARGAASPPDLASSPCRPREPQSLAEAVYSIYRERSGVAGRRRAAAATAAASSSSSPAPCSPSESWGRQSTASSLVGSSLSAFALLPLPGDRDGDGDAAGASRGWQRPPGERGSREIPRGEPDLSFTDLRGARGGARWAPREPEEPAGAAAACTARGQGGRLPRTGRYAALRRRSTSGLPDYRAPSSPEPPPASRSADLDSTVPAPASSPEPPLRRERSPPAGPDSPSSQSDDPSCSNKGYTPLREAGTSLESVVDPVAGESPDGDAATSPGAEQSPPEGPGQKPPAGEPPQRVQRQFTNEEKLFMISRSHAPLVEDGELETTGI; from the coding sequence ATGATCGCCACCGGCGGCCTGCTGAGGATTTCCGCCAGAAAGCAGGATCCCCTCCGCCCCCCAAGCCAAGTCCCCAAGCGCAGGCGGAAAGCCAAGAAGAGGCGCAAGAACGACGTGGTGGTGGTGAAAGGCAAGCTGAAGCTCTGTTCCGTCTCCGGGCTCATCGCCCTCTGCGGGATCCTGGTGCTGCTGGTGGGCATAGCCTTGGCGGTGGTGGGCTACTGGCCCAAGGCCAACGGGACCAACAGGGAGGGGGGTAAGCAGCTGCCGCCCGCAGGCAGCGGCCACCGCGTCCCCACCATGaccaacagcagcagcagtggcagcagaaACCGGTCCAGGAAGCACCCGGGGCCTCCGGAGGATGTCACCGCCAGTTCCGTGGGCACGTCCAGGAGCACGCCTCCAGCACGGTCCTCCGCACCCTCTTCGTCCTCTCCTACGTCCGTGGGCTTCTTCTTCCGCATTTTCTCCAGCTACCTACACTCGGACAAGCTCAAGGTCTTTGGGCCCCTCATCATGGGCATCGGCATCTTCCTATTCATCTGCGCCAACGCAGTGCTACATGAAAACCGGGACAAGAAGACCAAGATCATCAACCTGCGGGACCTCTACTCCACTGTCATCGACGTGCACAGCCTCCGCGCCAAAGACCTGGCAGCCGCCGCGGCTGCGGCAGCCACcgcctcctcctcgtcctccgcCCCCGCCTCGGCGCCCCCAGGGGCCGCGCCGCTCAACGGCTTCCTCAGCTACGTGCAGTCGCGGGGCCTGGAGCTGAAGCCCGGAGGCTGTGGCGGCGCCGGGGACGCCTTCGAGGCGACGGCGATGCTGGGCAGGGGTGCGTGGCCCCACCCAGCGgcggtgggcgggggcggggcccggggcgccGCGTCCCCCCCAGACCTGGCCTCGTCCCCGTGCCGCCCGCGGGAGCCCCAGAGCCTGGCGGAGGCCGTGTACAGCATCTACCGTGAGCGCTCCGGCGTGGCCGGCCGTCGccgggccgccgccgccaccgcggccgccagcagcagcagcagcccagcGCCCTGCAGCCCCTCCGAGAGCTGGGGCCGCCAGAGCACCGCCAGCTCCCTCGTGGGCTCCTCGCTGAGCGCCTTCGCGCTGCTGCCCCTACCGGGGGACCGCGACGGGGATGGGGACGCAGCGGGCGCGAGCCGAGGCTGGCAGCGGCCGCCCGGGGAGCGCGGCTCCCGGGAGATCCCGCGGGGCGAGCCCGACCTGAGCTTCACCGACCTCCGCGGCGCCCGGGGCGGCGCGCGCTGGGCGCCCCGCGAGCCGGAGGAGCCGGCGGGCGCGGCGGCCGCGTGCACCGCCAGGGGGCAGGGCGGCCGCCTGCCCAGGACCGGCAGGTACGCGGCCCTGCGACGCCGCAGCACCAGCGGGCTCCCGGACTACCGGGCGCCCTCGTCCCCCGAGCCCCCGCCCGCCTCGCGCAGCGCGGACCTGGACTCGACCGTCCCGGCCCCAGCTTCCTCCCCCGAGCCCCCGCTGCGGCGGGAGCGCTCGCCCCCCGCCGGGCCGGACTCGCCGAGCTCCCAGTCGGATGACCCGTCCTGCAGCAATAAGGGCTACACCCCGCTGCGGGAGGCCGGCACCTCCCTGGAGTCGGTGGTGGACCCGGTGGCTGGTGAAAGTCCAGACGGTGATGCCGCCACCTCCCCGGGGGCGGAGCAGAGTCCCCCCGAGGGTCCTGGCCAGAAGCCCCCAGCGGGCGAGCCCCCCCAGCGGGTGCAGAGGCAGTTTACAAACGAGGAGAAACTCTTCATGATTTCCCGATCTCACGCCCCATTGGTCGAGGACGGAGAACTGGAAACTACTGGCATTTAG